Part of the Antennarius striatus isolate MH-2024 chromosome 6, ASM4005453v1, whole genome shotgun sequence genome, TGTAATTACAGGAAAACATATACGCATGATCCTGTGTTACAGGACattaattgaaaaaagaaaaaaaaaacactgtaaagAAGAAGTTActtaagaaaaaatacaattttcagcattaaagaaaaaagtataCCAGTGCTTAACATATCTCAAACCACCgaaacagaaaaagatgaagattAATACATAAAACGCTATGAAAATAATAAGTGATACCTTTGAGGAAAAATCCAACAGTTTTTGAATTATGTTGAAATTAACACGATGACGGTTTTTTTGacaacgcaacttttctgttgctcCGGATatcacgacaacgcagatatccggagcgaaaactcaactttttaaaaactctggccgaggtggatttttttaaaaacactgggtctgcgttgtcatgtggacggtgtatccgcaactttttaaaaacgctgacgtcttgcctgccacgaaaaccgctgtgatttatatttatgggcccgtgtgttgtgacgacaaaacacggaggattcctattggataaaatttgactcaatactgccactacatggtttggcatgcttatagccctcttcgaaaacgcactgctgcgtttacgtgtggacgtagatttttttgaaaatgctgtcgtgtggacgcgaatcgttttcgatgcgtttttaaaaagttgagtttttaaaaaattttgtcatcatgtggacggggcctaaaagAAGAAGCCCATTCCTTCCCAGCAGCCCAATTTGCATGTGGAAGGGGTTGATTAATGCAGTGGTCAGTGTTCCCCCCATGAATAATGCACTCATAAAAAAAGCATTCAAGCTACTGTACTTTAAAACTACTTCTCATGCTGTGAGGCGGCAGGAAAGATTCTTACCTGGTCGACAAAGCACATAAAGACCCAACGGCCACTGCATAAGTGGCTCCCTCCCAACCAACATATTTAAAGGCCACTGGCAGAGGACTATTCTTGTCCAGTAAGTAGTATGGCATCATCACAGTTAGGGCAGCAGACACACCGAAGTATGCCACAAAACATATAAGAAGTGAGGCCACAATTCCCACAGGGATGGCTCTCTGAGGATTCCGCACCTCTTCTCCTGGGGAGGAAACATAACAAACACGTCAGAGTAAGGACTGTGAGTAAATTCATGAATTCCTCTCTCACCTGTAGTGGCAATGCAGTCAAATCCTATGAAGGCGTAAAAACAGGTGGCAGCACCAGACAAGACTCCAGTCCAGCCAAAAGGCATGAAGCCTCCTTCACCGAGACTTGTAGATGGTAAGAACTCAGTAATGCTGAAAGAAAAAATTCGATGATTTGAAACACCTTTTACGACGTTATGCGCATTATGCCTTATCAAAATTAGCTGCTCACTTGTGGCTTGAGTTAGTAGTGGCATTGAGGATATCATCGGGGTTCAAGCGCCAGTTTTTTAGGTCTcctttaaccaagccagagatGATCACAAATACCAGAACTGCTACATTGATGCAGGTGAAGACTTTATTTACCAAGGCTGACTCCTTCACTCCAAAGGCAAGCAGTCCTGTCAGGAATTTAACAATTGATGTTAAAATATGGTAAAATAAGGAACATAAATGTTATATCATTACAGCTATATCTGAGCTGCTTCTCACCTGTCAGAGTGATTATGATGAAGACAGAAAATATGTCTGGATACTCTGCTAGGACACCCGGTGCATTCATGGTCATGTAATATCTACAGAACTCCTCAATATGCCTTCCAATCAGCTCATCAAAGGTTGCACTCCAGGCTCGGGCCACACTTGAAGTCCCTATATGTGTGAAAGAatgcatttaaattgaaaaataatacAGTACCTGGTGCATCACCAACTATGTTCCTTTCTCATTTTAAGAGTCCCACCAATGACGTAAGAGAGGATGAGGTTCCAGCCTGTGATGAAAGCCCAGAGTTCTCCAACTGTGACGTAGCTGTAGAGGTAAGCTGAGCCAGTTTTGGGAACACGGGCTCCAAACTCAGCATAGCACAGACCAGCCAGGACTGAAGCCAGGGCAGCGATGAAGAAGGACAGGACTATGGCTGGTCCAGAGCTGTTTCGGGCTACGGCACCTGCCAGCACATATACTCCAGCACCCAACGTACTGCCAACCCCCAAAGCTACCAGGTCAAAGGTGCTGAGGCATCGGGCAAAGTGGGTGTCATCAGCATTACAGTCTACAACCTTCACCCGCAGGAGCTGCTTCCCGATGCCTTTTAATGTCGCCAAAATCATCTTGATTGgcaagctgcaaaaaaaaagaaaatctacatCAAGAACAACACAGTACTGAAATGTATAGTAGTTTTATATAGTAATGGAAAAGAACCATCGTGATTTCATAACAGGTCAAGTCTCCTATAAGTTTGTTCCAATTGTCTCATCACCCCATCTCTAATTCAGTTAtaaaaggggtcctattatgaaaacacattttgtcaggTCACTACATTGTGTATACAGTGCACCCATGTTCCTCGCGGTTAAAGCGTTCCGTGAAACACatgcgaataacgaattccgtgttatagcgacaaactatttatcttattatttatgataatttaaacgtttatgaactctcACtttactgataataaaccaccttcggtctgtattaacttttcccacactctgaaagactgtttaaagcacttttgtgtctcacggaaatACGCTGTATTCCAAGACTCATGGAATGTAGCACACtgccggatgctgtcagccaaaagAATGCGTGTACagcatcacgtgactacctactagaAAACTGCGATGCGGTGAAGTTGCgtgtgttgatgtgcgaatgcgtgagggattactgtacatagtggtcctccctaaccctaccaactcctagaatctgaaAAACAATCAGGTTCTGTATCGACTGTACCGCCCACCAACTCGTGAAAGAGGCCTGAAATGACCCTATTAGAATCAGAGTCCGTCGTGACTTAATGGAATGAAACGCCCCCGTCTCCCCGGATGAGGGCATAATCATCCCTGAGGTGAAGCCTGGTGTGTCTAGCAGTAAGGCATCAGTGTATGGCAATGTTGTTGCTCAGAGGTGGATGTGCAAGTTGTTGATTGTAAAAATCAATGTAAGTGCGTATTTTTTGTTCTAGCCAACGAAGAACAAAAGTGACCGTGATTGTGTATCATTTTTAAGTCACTGGCTGCCAATGACATCCATAGACGTTAATTATGTTTGTTAACAGAGAGGGATGGGAGACAGTCTGGAGGAGAAAACCAGGAATCCATGATGCTGTAATTCATTTCATCCTAGCCTTATCTGACTATGAATTTCATCATATCATTGTAAATAAACAGTATTGCCTAATCCTAGGAACCCAAGATCTAGTTTCAAACCCCCCTATAAAACAGCAAAGACAGATGACACCACCCATTCACAGACCaatataaaacacaatattCTGTATTCACTTCAATATTGTTTGTCTCCTTTCAGTCATTCTGCCTTCTCAAGCAAATTAATGTTAGAGAGATGCTTACAAGTGCTGCTGAACATGTGACACAAACGTCTGTTTGTTTACGGACAATTCAGGTGCTGAGCTCACAAATAGAATGGTGACACATGACATGGTCCCTGAGATCAAGACACTCAGAGCAGCTGTGACGGTAGCCATACTCGATGCAAGGCCCcaggaatgaaaacagaaacacacccaGGTAGAAAATGTTCTCATTGTGCAATGAGAGCAATGAAACAAACATTGtccgaaaaagaaaatttgtcaCAAATCGCAGTCCAGGGAAAAGGGGTGAAAATATCCAGTGGTTAACAATGTATAAACCTTTAATGAAGTTATTTTTtatcaactgtgtgtgtgtgtgtgtgtgtgtgtgtgtgtgtaacttgctcaagggcatctcggcagtgctcagaaggtgaactggcacttctccactgccagttcacactccaagcTCTTTGGTCCAAACAGGTCTTTAACTGTATGCACGAGGTGTGATGTAggagaggttaaaaaaaaggagggCAGGACAATACCCTGCCCTCTTCTCAGCCAATCATGAGagccaacacaaaaaaagacacacgCGAGTTTGGAATGGCAGCCGGTCACATGCTTTTCATCGTTTGGCATGAGGGACTTGCTCCTTCAAATGTCTTTTGTGTTCACAGTGACATTGTTTACACACATGAATAAGAGGTAAAATAATACGTCACAAAACTGTCACATCAGTGCTAATTAGATCAGGTATTTGTATTTTACACGTTTAATTACTACATGACTTCTCCTACAGGCTAATATTGGACATGTCATTATATCTGAAGATAAAGTTGCTGAAGTTACTGCAGCTGTTAAACAGCTCTGTAGTATCATGGCCCCAGTATCTGAGTACTGTATCTCAAAGCTTTGGAAATTGTAGGTGTGTCATGGCTGACATGTTTCTACAACATTGTGTGAAAAATGAGACTCTGGAGTGTCAGACTGAGGTGGCGGTTCCCCACTGCTCAGCTTCACTGGGAAAATCTACTGCAGGTTACTGGACAGGAGAGTCCAGCTGTTAGTTGAACTTCAGATCCAGGTGGAACAATATAGTTTTTGCCCTGGTTGTGGAATGCCAAGTATGTCTTGGTCTTTGTCACAAGTAAGGGAAAATGGAATGGGAAATAGGTGAATTGGTGTGGCGtccacagtgatgcagtcgctgtaccAGTCCATGGTGATGAAGAGAGAAATGACCCACAAAGCTCTACATTTATCGCTTTGTCTATGTTCTAACCTCACTCGTAGTTATGAGCTCTTGGCGATGATTGAAAGCCTTTAGAGCTGAGGTGAGGATCTCGGACATTTGGGAGACGCTCTAGTTaaagccgctgctcctccgcagcGAGTGGAGTCGGCTGAGGTGGTTCAGGCATCTGGTCAGCATGCCTCCTTGATGCCTTCCTATAGGGAGGTAttccaggcatgtccatctGGGAGGAGACCCCGGGGCTGACCTGGGACTCtttggatagatagatagattatatcTCTCAGTTGGCCCGAGTCTTGGGGTCCCCCCCAAGTGGCTGGGGAGAGGAGTGTCTGGCTGCTCAAACTGCTGATCCGTGACCCAGATCAGCTGTTGAAAATGAGACGAGGTGAATGAGATGAAAAGGACACCTGTTGAACCACCTGCATGTGAGAAAATACATTATCCTGTGGGTCAATAAAGTACTATCTTATCCAAGGATTTGAGTGTCTGGCATGGTGGCATGATGCTGTCTACACTGACAAATAGCCCCTCACTCCAAACAATACAACCATGTACGGCCAACACAGGGAGCTGTGGGCTTTCACTTGGCATTTGAAGGGTATTCAACAGTGCCACAAAAAGCCCACATGCCCTCATGGTGTAAATGGGGATGGAGTAAACAAAGCGCTTAGTGGATGGGGTGTTGTCATAAAACAGGATGCTTTCACAAGCTAAGCAAAGTTTATTTACCAGGGTTTACAGTAGAGTGATACCAATCCCACAGCAGACATAGAAACCTCTATTACAACAGGAATGAGAGTTTTGACCACTTTCTAAGCTTGGCTGCAAAGGTTAAACcttaacagatttaa contains:
- the LOC137596664 gene encoding high affinity cationic amino acid transporter 1-like, whose amino-acid sequence is MILATLKGIGKQLLRVKVVDCNADDTHFARCLSTFDLVALGVGSTLGAGVYVLAGAVARNSSGPAIVLSFFIAALASVLAGLCYAEFGARVPKTGSAYLYSYVTVGELWAFITGWNLILSYVIGTSSVARAWSATFDELIGRHIEEFCRYYMTMNAPGVLAEYPDIFSVFIIITLTGLLAFGVKESALVNKVFTCINVAVLVFVIISGLVKGDLKNWRLNPDDILNATTNSSHNITEFLPSTSLGEGGFMPFGWTGVLSGAATCFYAFIGFDCIATTGEEVRNPQRAIPVGIVASLLICFVAYFGVSAALTVMMPYYLLDKNSPLPVAFKYVGWEGATYAVAVGSLCALSTSLLGSMFPMPRVIWAMADDGLLFKSLAKISPRTKTPLTATITSGFVAALMAFLFDLKDLVDLMSIGTLLAYSLVAACVLVLRYQPEQPIAAYEMTSTQDEPELADSYIAEMLPQPEDSFTIKNLLSPPNLQPSHRSGRVVNICTCVIGILACVVSILAVQEEMATWCVSLLCLFVVVSLALIFIVWRQPQSQAKLAFKVPLLPFLPITSLFINVYLMMQLDKGTWMRFAIWMAIGFLIYFTYGIRNSAEAVLNRSDAYELACTIKGEPMATEKDAFLHSTEGATGDDNEE